In the genome of Sorangium aterium, one region contains:
- a CDS encoding NrsF family protein, protein MIEKDFAHEIPRRFESAPGPPDELHARLATAIAETPTPQWPLRHRLALVACALPGALAITLLGRHALFGRSVLRADLPSLPPEQLALELALIALLTAGTTAVAVRPGPAGFGSAARLLGATSLATAPTFLVFALLFPLQSADPEAVLASARLHPFGLPCMAVAAIVGAFALGALSWALRHAVPVSARLRGAALGAASGAWAGLALVIHCPASALLHVLASHVAPIAVFTVLGVLVAPAFVRP, encoded by the coding sequence ATGATCGAGAAGGATTTTGCACACGAGATCCCCCGTCGCTTCGAATCGGCGCCGGGTCCGCCGGATGAGCTCCACGCCCGCCTGGCCACGGCGATCGCGGAGACGCCGACGCCACAATGGCCGCTCCGACATCGCCTGGCGCTGGTCGCCTGCGCGCTTCCGGGCGCCCTTGCCATCACGCTGCTCGGGCGCCACGCGCTGTTCGGCCGATCCGTGCTGCGCGCGGATCTCCCCTCTCTCCCACCCGAGCAGCTGGCGCTCGAGCTCGCCCTGATCGCGCTCCTCACCGCTGGCACCACGGCGGTCGCCGTCCGTCCTGGCCCGGCCGGATTTGGATCCGCCGCGCGACTGCTCGGCGCGACCAGCCTCGCGACAGCGCCCACATTTCTCGTGTTCGCCCTCCTCTTTCCGCTGCAATCCGCCGATCCCGAGGCCGTTCTTGCGTCCGCGCGGCTGCATCCCTTCGGGCTGCCGTGCATGGCCGTCGCCGCGATCGTCGGCGCCTTCGCGCTCGGAGCGCTCTCCTGGGCGCTGCGCCATGCCGTCCCCGTGTCGGCGCGGCTCCGCGGAGCCGCGCTGGGGGCCGCGAGCGGCGCGTGGGCGGGCCTCGCCCTGGTCATCCACTGCCCCGCCTCGGCGCTGCTGCACGTCCTGGCCAGTCACGTCGCCCCCATCGCGGTGTTCACCGTCCTCGGGGTGCTCGTGGCGCCCGCCTTCGTGCGGCCTTGA
- a CDS encoding bestrophin-like domain yields MPVPGPLDRIPLWLLLGITIVVLVLAVEGGYRLGGYRLRRAEGEGGTHVLALVTTTMGLLALVLAFTFGFAATRFEARKHMVVDEANAIETTYLRAGLLPGDRGAKVRELLRDYVASRLEGARPDNFEQAVRRSEELHRELWKEAEVAGRDHPSSPVVALFIESLNRTIELHTMRVRVAVRSGIPGVLWAALFAVAILNLMAVGYHAGLVKTRRSPAVATLVMSLSVVMLLTADLDRPQEGALKVSQEAMIELRRTMGE; encoded by the coding sequence ATGCCCGTGCCTGGACCGCTCGATCGAATTCCGCTCTGGTTGCTCCTGGGGATCACGATCGTGGTCCTGGTGCTCGCCGTCGAGGGCGGCTACCGGCTGGGAGGGTACCGGCTGCGCCGCGCCGAGGGGGAAGGCGGGACCCACGTGCTCGCCCTGGTCACAACCACGATGGGCCTGCTGGCACTCGTCCTGGCGTTCACGTTCGGCTTTGCGGCGACCCGCTTCGAGGCGAGGAAACATATGGTTGTCGACGAGGCCAACGCCATCGAGACGACCTACCTGCGCGCCGGCCTGCTCCCCGGCGACCGCGGCGCCAAGGTCCGCGAGCTGCTGCGTGACTACGTGGCGTCGCGTCTGGAGGGGGCGAGGCCCGACAACTTCGAGCAGGCGGTGCGGCGCTCGGAGGAGCTGCACCGGGAGCTCTGGAAAGAGGCGGAGGTCGCCGGACGAGATCACCCCAGCTCGCCCGTCGTGGCGCTCTTCATCGAGTCGCTGAACCGGACGATCGAACTCCACACGATGCGCGTCAGGGTGGCCGTCCGCAGCGGTATTCCAGGGGTCCTGTGGGCGGCGCTCTTCGCGGTCGCGATCCTGAACCTGATGGCCGTCGGTTATCACGCCGGTCTGGTCAAGACGCGCCGGTCCCCTGCGGTCGCGACGCTGGTCATGAGCCTCTCGGTCGTCATGCTGTTGACCGCCGACCTCGACCGCCCGCAGGAGGGGGCTCTGAAGGTGAGCCAGGAGGCGATGATCGAGCTGCGGCGCACGATGGGCGAGTGA
- a CDS encoding response regulator, producing the protein MDASDAGTILIVDDNPRNLGLLSDTLTGSGFEVAVAVDGARALRLAREGMPDLILLDVKMDGMDGFETCRQLKGDPATAAIPVIFMTASTDLSADRVKGLNLGAVDYLAKPFLDEELLARVRVHTKLRRLTMHLAAQVDERIAAEAALQRLTQELERRVGERTVALESALAGLTQAQAQMATVIRAAQAVSGEIVLDDVLDRLMRLTLEHAGARKGVLVLSRESGLVIEASITSDPDTVVLGLSTPVGPGVDLAVSLVEEVARARQSIFVWDTSRDARPADARYLAEKGPRSILCLAMMCQGELIGVLYIEGDAAPEPLLAAQLETLGLLASQAAVAVKNALLYGHLAEMTSELRRSNERLETEVARQTEELRQTNERLQLELVERARAEGERARAEEERAALQAEVIEAQSARLAELSTPLIPITDHIMVMPLIGTIDSTRAQQALEVALNGVQANRAKVVILDVTGVTVLDSAVASTLMSTATALRLLGSKTVITGIRAELAQTLIDLGVDLGAVVTKGTLQSGIGYALQQAGDGRAGLHVNGTHARNGAAPGRRHGH; encoded by the coding sequence ATGGATGCCAGTGACGCCGGGACGATACTCATCGTGGACGACAACCCGAGGAACCTCGGTCTCTTGTCCGATACCCTGACGGGCTCAGGCTTCGAGGTCGCGGTGGCGGTGGACGGCGCGCGCGCCCTGCGGCTCGCGCGGGAGGGGATGCCGGATCTCATCCTGCTCGACGTGAAGATGGATGGGATGGATGGATTCGAGACGTGCCGCCAGCTGAAGGGCGACCCGGCCACGGCCGCGATCCCCGTCATCTTCATGACGGCGAGCACGGACCTGTCCGCGGACCGGGTGAAGGGCCTGAACCTCGGGGCCGTCGATTACCTCGCCAAGCCGTTCCTGGACGAGGAGCTGCTCGCGCGCGTCCGGGTGCACACGAAGCTCAGGAGGCTGACGATGCACCTGGCCGCGCAGGTGGACGAGCGGATCGCGGCGGAGGCGGCCCTCCAGCGGCTCACGCAGGAGCTGGAGAGGCGCGTGGGAGAGCGCACGGTCGCGCTGGAGAGCGCGCTCGCGGGGCTCACGCAGGCGCAGGCGCAGATGGCGACGGTCATCCGCGCGGCGCAGGCGGTCTCGGGCGAGATCGTCCTCGACGACGTGCTCGACCGGCTGATGCGGCTCACGCTGGAGCACGCCGGCGCGCGGAAGGGCGTCCTCGTCCTCTCGCGCGAGTCCGGGCTGGTGATCGAGGCGTCGATCACGAGCGATCCGGACACGGTGGTGCTCGGGCTCTCGACGCCGGTGGGCCCGGGGGTCGATCTCGCTGTGTCGCTCGTGGAGGAGGTCGCGAGGGCCCGGCAATCGATCTTCGTCTGGGACACGAGCCGCGACGCTCGCCCGGCGGACGCGCGGTACCTCGCGGAGAAGGGGCCGAGGTCGATCCTCTGTCTGGCCATGATGTGCCAGGGAGAGCTGATCGGCGTCCTCTACATCGAGGGCGACGCGGCGCCGGAGCCGCTGCTCGCGGCGCAGCTGGAGACGCTCGGGCTCCTGGCCTCCCAGGCGGCGGTGGCCGTGAAGAACGCCCTGCTTTATGGGCACCTGGCGGAGATGACGTCCGAGCTCCGCCGCTCGAACGAGCGCCTGGAGACCGAGGTCGCGCGCCAGACGGAGGAGCTCCGCCAGACGAACGAGCGCCTGCAGCTGGAGCTCGTCGAGCGCGCCCGGGCCGAGGGGGAGCGCGCCCGGGCCGAGGAGGAGCGCGCCGCGCTTCAGGCGGAGGTCATCGAGGCGCAGAGCGCCCGGCTTGCGGAGCTCTCGACGCCGCTCATCCCGATCACCGATCACATCATGGTGATGCCGCTCATCGGGACGATCGACTCCACGCGAGCGCAGCAGGCGCTCGAGGTGGCGCTGAACGGCGTCCAGGCGAACCGGGCGAAGGTCGTCATCCTCGACGTCACCGGGGTGACGGTGCTCGACTCGGCGGTCGCGAGCACGCTGATGAGCACGGCGACGGCGCTGCGGCTGCTCGGGTCGAAGACGGTGATCACCGGCATCCGCGCGGAGCTGGCGCAGACGCTCATCGATCTGGGCGTCGATCTCGGCGCCGTGGTGACCAAGGGGACGCTCCAGAGCGGCATCGGCTATGCGCTCCAGCAAGCCGGCGACGGCAGGGCGGGCCTGCACGTCAACGGCACGCACGCCCGCAACGGCGCCGCGCCCGGGCGCAGACACGGCCATTAG
- a CDS encoding hybrid sensor histidine kinase/response regulator — MSRAMQQQAPLITLRMKLIVALLTVALAPLSILTLLNKRTNEAVLTESANQALAAAASQAATSVDDFVESNLDAVRVEARLPGLTSYLSLDDEDRRSGSEAHAFASRTLHGLIRKDTINILSYALLDQRGHNVLDTVQTPAERDESRRDYFVRAMETGLPYASSVVFAGEVPQLVFSSPVRDALNKKKTIGVLRCTYNLSAVQRIILSQTQLLKASDAFAILLDEHHVRLAHGRAPELVFKSLVPLGPDLEGRLKAERRLPDKPPAELSTDVQAFDEGLRRFELEQDPTSAASRFLRARMAARDVPMSAVALARVSAFDGMKKPPWTVAFVRPEAAFLEPIEEKTTRDALLLASLIAAIVTAVAVLMAQVLTRPITRLAQAASQLASGRLDTAVEVRSHDEMGTLAEAFNQMARQIQGSFEELEHRVEQRTAELKEAKIAADSANKAKSDFLANMSHELRTPLNGILGYAQILRRSRGLGEQDLRGIDIIHRSGAHLLTLINDVLDLAKIEAQAMEAHANDFHLPSFLRSTAEICRIRAEEKGIALVYTPDPELPTDVVADERRLRQVLINLLGNAVKFTEKGRVSFTIKRLGDGPRPPHASAPDSAAIQSAPRRTHRVRFEIEDTGTGISPDQLDQIFLPFKQASDGKRRVDGTGLGLAISQRIMKLLGSSIEVRSEPGKGSVFWMDVILAESPRRTQPTALRPASAIVDYEGRRRQVLVVDDKPENRAVLVKMLQSVGFETSEATDGKEGLAAASEREFDLVVTDLAMPELDGWEMIRLLRKAPDRAGLKIFASSASVFLSDQDKSLAAGADDFLPKPLQLEELFDKIQRHLGVSWIYEQQGDPGAMGEAPADAHRDPSAPELAGGADPQVTAPAAEDLRSLFDLAHRGLFNQLQKHLDRLDRADPKLAPFCRHLRRLMQDFKMEAVEDFIKMHLRD; from the coding sequence ATGAGTCGCGCAATGCAGCAGCAGGCCCCGCTCATCACCCTCCGCATGAAGCTGATCGTGGCGCTCTTGACGGTCGCGCTCGCGCCGCTCTCGATCCTCACGCTCCTGAACAAGCGGACCAACGAGGCGGTGCTGACCGAGAGCGCCAACCAGGCGCTCGCCGCGGCCGCGTCGCAGGCCGCGACCAGCGTCGACGATTTCGTCGAGAGCAACCTGGACGCGGTCCGCGTCGAGGCCCGCCTGCCTGGCCTGACCAGCTACCTGAGCCTCGACGACGAGGACCGGCGGAGCGGGAGCGAGGCGCATGCGTTCGCGTCGAGGACGCTGCACGGGCTCATCCGGAAGGACACGATCAACATCCTCTCCTATGCGCTGCTCGACCAGCGCGGGCACAACGTCCTCGACACGGTGCAGACGCCCGCGGAGAGGGACGAATCCAGGAGGGACTACTTCGTCCGCGCGATGGAGACGGGCCTGCCCTACGCGTCGTCGGTCGTGTTCGCCGGCGAGGTGCCCCAGCTCGTCTTCAGCAGCCCAGTCCGCGACGCGCTGAACAAGAAGAAGACGATCGGCGTGCTCCGGTGCACCTACAACCTGTCCGCCGTCCAGCGGATCATCCTCTCCCAGACGCAGCTCCTGAAGGCGTCGGACGCGTTCGCGATCCTCCTCGACGAGCACCACGTCCGCCTGGCGCACGGCCGCGCTCCGGAGCTCGTGTTCAAGTCGCTCGTACCGCTCGGCCCGGACCTCGAAGGCCGGCTCAAGGCGGAGCGGCGGCTGCCGGACAAGCCGCCCGCGGAGCTGTCGACCGACGTGCAGGCCTTCGACGAGGGGCTGCGCCGGTTCGAGCTCGAGCAGGACCCGACCTCGGCGGCGAGCCGCTTCCTGCGGGCTCGCATGGCCGCGAGGGACGTCCCCATGAGCGCGGTGGCCCTCGCGCGCGTGAGCGCCTTCGACGGCATGAAGAAGCCGCCGTGGACGGTGGCGTTCGTGCGGCCGGAGGCGGCGTTCCTCGAGCCCATCGAGGAGAAGACGACGCGCGACGCGCTGCTGCTCGCCTCGCTGATCGCCGCGATCGTCACGGCGGTCGCCGTCCTGATGGCGCAGGTCCTGACGAGGCCGATCACCCGCCTCGCCCAGGCGGCGTCGCAGCTGGCGAGCGGGAGGCTCGACACTGCGGTCGAGGTGCGATCCCACGACGAGATGGGCACGCTGGCGGAGGCCTTCAACCAGATGGCGCGCCAGATCCAGGGGTCATTCGAGGAGCTCGAGCACCGCGTCGAGCAGCGCACGGCCGAGCTGAAGGAGGCGAAGATCGCCGCGGACTCCGCCAACAAGGCGAAGAGCGACTTCCTCGCCAACATGAGCCACGAGCTCAGGACGCCGCTCAACGGCATCCTCGGCTACGCGCAGATCCTCCGGCGCTCGCGCGGGCTGGGCGAGCAGGACCTGCGCGGCATCGACATCATCCATCGCTCCGGCGCCCACCTGCTCACGCTGATCAACGACGTCCTCGATCTGGCGAAGATCGAGGCGCAGGCGATGGAGGCCCACGCGAACGATTTCCACCTGCCCTCGTTCCTGCGATCGACGGCCGAGATCTGCCGCATCCGCGCCGAGGAGAAGGGCATCGCGCTCGTGTATACGCCCGATCCCGAGCTCCCCACCGACGTGGTCGCCGACGAGCGGCGGCTGCGGCAGGTGCTGATCAACCTGCTCGGCAACGCCGTGAAGTTCACCGAGAAGGGCCGCGTCTCCTTCACGATCAAGCGGCTGGGCGACGGGCCGCGCCCGCCGCACGCCTCCGCGCCGGACTCCGCCGCGATCCAGAGCGCGCCGCGCAGGACGCACCGGGTGCGCTTCGAGATCGAGGACACAGGGACGGGCATCAGCCCGGATCAGCTCGACCAGATCTTCCTGCCGTTCAAGCAAGCCAGCGACGGCAAGCGCCGCGTCGACGGGACGGGGCTCGGGCTCGCGATCAGCCAGCGGATCATGAAGCTGCTCGGCAGCTCCATCGAGGTGAGGAGCGAGCCCGGCAAGGGGAGCGTGTTCTGGATGGACGTGATCCTCGCCGAGTCGCCCCGGCGAACCCAGCCCACGGCGCTCCGGCCCGCGTCGGCGATCGTCGATTACGAGGGCAGGCGGCGGCAGGTCCTCGTGGTCGACGACAAGCCCGAGAACCGCGCGGTGCTCGTGAAGATGCTGCAGTCCGTCGGGTTCGAGACGTCCGAGGCCACGGACGGCAAGGAGGGCCTCGCGGCGGCGTCCGAGCGCGAGTTCGACCTGGTGGTCACGGACCTCGCGATGCCGGAGCTCGACGGCTGGGAGATGATCCGGCTGCTCCGGAAGGCGCCGGATCGAGCAGGATTGAAGATCTTCGCGTCGTCCGCGAGCGTCTTCCTTTCCGATCAGGACAAGAGCCTGGCCGCGGGCGCCGACGATTTCCTCCCGAAGCCGCTGCAGCTGGAGGAGCTCTTCGACAAGATCCAGCGGCACCTCGGGGTCTCGTGGATCTACGAGCAGCAGGGCGATCCCGGCGCAATGGGCGAGGCGCCCGCCGACGCCCACCGCGACCCGAGCGCACCCGAGCTCGCCGGCGGCGCAGATCCGCAGGTGACCGCCCCCGCCGCCGAGGATCTGCGGAGCCTCTTCGATCTCGCGCACAGAGGGCTCTTCAACCAGCTCCAGAAGCACCTCGACAGGCTCGATCGCGCCGATCCGAAGCTCGCGCCGTTTTGCAGGCACCTGCGCCGCCTGATGCAGGATTTCAAGATGGAAGCCGTTGAAGATTTCATCAAGATGCACCTACGCGATTGA
- a CDS encoding ABC transporter substrate-binding protein: protein MKTSAVRRTLGWLTVTALSVLASACQPDPSPGDRGKEARPPLRFSHGYWLGYFPLSIAEEKGFFDQQGVDVELVFNPDLYGMISDFTAGKVDGLPWTMEVVVRILAREPDARVVLYSGQTAGADVIMARPEIQTISDLKGKKIAAKTGAMGEMLVSEMLERNGLAIDDVTLVNVSETDVAPFLANNTIQAGHTWEPYVTQAAKSGAKPVFSSKETPGLFADFTLFRSTVLRDRPDDVRAFIRAWFQAVEFWKAHPQEGNEIIAKALKIPASDISTDGYELFSLEEVRRRFAPNNDPTSLAPLVNKHIDFLVQDGQLGRRPDLDNIFDSSFLPPATNRE, encoded by the coding sequence ATGAAGACATCGGCTGTGCGACGCACCCTCGGATGGCTCACGGTCACCGCGCTGTCCGTCCTCGCCTCGGCGTGCCAGCCGGATCCGTCGCCCGGCGATCGGGGCAAGGAGGCGCGGCCGCCGCTCCGCTTCAGCCACGGCTACTGGCTCGGGTACTTCCCGCTGTCGATCGCCGAGGAGAAGGGCTTCTTCGACCAGCAGGGCGTCGACGTGGAGCTCGTCTTCAACCCGGATCTCTACGGCATGATCTCCGATTTCACGGCGGGCAAGGTCGACGGCTTGCCGTGGACCATGGAGGTCGTCGTGCGCATCCTCGCGAGGGAGCCCGATGCGCGGGTCGTCCTCTACTCCGGCCAGACGGCGGGCGCCGACGTCATCATGGCGCGGCCGGAGATCCAGACGATCTCCGATCTCAAGGGGAAGAAGATCGCGGCCAAGACCGGCGCCATGGGCGAAATGCTCGTCAGCGAGATGCTGGAGAGGAACGGCCTCGCCATCGACGACGTGACGCTGGTCAACGTGAGCGAGACGGACGTCGCTCCGTTCCTGGCGAACAATACAATCCAGGCTGGGCACACCTGGGAGCCCTATGTCACGCAGGCGGCAAAATCCGGCGCCAAGCCGGTCTTCTCGAGCAAGGAGACGCCCGGGCTGTTCGCCGACTTCACGCTCTTCCGCAGCACGGTGCTGCGCGACCGGCCCGACGATGTCCGCGCCTTCATCCGGGCCTGGTTTCAGGCCGTCGAGTTCTGGAAGGCCCACCCGCAGGAGGGCAACGAGATCATCGCGAAGGCGCTCAAGATCCCGGCCTCGGACATCAGCACGGACGGATACGAGCTCTTCTCGCTGGAGGAGGTCCGACGGAGGTTCGCCCCGAACAACGACCCCACGTCGCTGGCCCCCCTCGTCAACAAGCACATCGATTTCCTTGTCCAGGACGGGCAGCTGGGGCGCCGCCCGGACCTCGACAACATCTTCGATTCGTCGTTCCTGCCGCCCGCCACGAACCGGGAGTGA
- a CDS encoding DUF2252 domain-containing protein — protein sequence MPHLTAEEHAARGKAERAEIPRAAHANWEALPYRPDPIALLEEQAKTRVPELVPIRYGRMLVSPFTFYRGAACVMASDLAATTRSGLRVQLCGDAHLSNFGVFGSPERRMVFDINDFDETLPGPWDWDVKRLAASLELAGRDNGFSKAARSDIVLTTVRAYREAMRSFAALRNLDVWYASLDIQQILDRFRSQVGRDRLNVTERNLAKARAKDSLQAYEKLTREVGGRRRIISDPPLIVPMEDFVHGVDREQLEQQVREILRGYRSTLQADRRHVLEGYNFADMAHKVVGVGSVGLRAWIILLFGRDDQDPLFLQAKEAQASVLERFLGKSAYPNSGQRVVAGQRLMQAASDIFLGWQRVKGADEIERDFYVRQLRDWKFSVDIAALDRVLLTTYGGLCGWTLARAHARSGDRIAIAAYLGKADTFDKAIAAFAIAYADQSERDHQALAAAVKSGRIQAESGL from the coding sequence ATGCCGCACCTCACCGCCGAGGAGCACGCGGCTCGCGGGAAGGCGGAGCGCGCGGAGATCCCACGTGCCGCGCACGCGAACTGGGAGGCGCTGCCCTACCGGCCCGATCCGATCGCGCTTCTGGAGGAACAAGCGAAGACCCGCGTGCCAGAGCTCGTGCCGATCCGCTACGGCCGGATGCTGGTCTCCCCGTTCACGTTCTACCGGGGCGCAGCGTGCGTGATGGCCTCCGATCTGGCCGCGACGACGCGCTCGGGCCTGAGGGTGCAGCTCTGCGGCGACGCGCACCTCTCGAACTTCGGGGTGTTCGGATCTCCCGAGCGCCGCATGGTATTCGACATCAACGACTTCGACGAGACGCTCCCGGGACCGTGGGACTGGGACGTGAAGCGGCTGGCCGCCAGCTTGGAGCTGGCCGGGCGCGACAACGGCTTCTCGAAGGCGGCGCGGTCCGACATCGTCCTGACGACCGTGCGCGCGTACCGAGAGGCAATGCGGAGCTTCGCGGCGCTCCGCAACCTCGACGTCTGGTACGCGAGCCTCGACATCCAGCAGATCCTCGACCGGTTCCGCTCGCAGGTGGGTCGCGATCGTCTGAACGTCACCGAGCGCAACCTCGCGAAGGCCCGGGCGAAGGACAGCCTTCAGGCCTACGAGAAGCTGACCCGCGAGGTGGGCGGCCGGCGGCGAATCATCAGCGATCCTCCCCTGATCGTCCCGATGGAGGATTTCGTGCACGGCGTGGACCGCGAGCAGCTCGAGCAGCAGGTGCGCGAGATCCTGCGCGGCTATCGCAGCACCCTTCAGGCCGATCGGCGGCACGTGCTGGAGGGGTACAACTTCGCGGACATGGCCCACAAGGTCGTCGGGGTCGGGAGCGTCGGTTTGCGCGCCTGGATCATCCTGCTGTTCGGCCGTGACGACCAGGACCCGCTCTTTCTGCAGGCGAAAGAGGCGCAAGCGTCGGTCCTCGAGCGGTTCCTCGGCAAGAGCGCGTACCCCAACAGCGGCCAGCGCGTGGTGGCGGGCCAGCGGCTGATGCAGGCCGCGAGCGACATCTTCCTCGGCTGGCAGCGCGTGAAGGGCGCCGACGAAATCGAGCGCGACTTCTACGTGCGCCAGCTCCGCGACTGGAAGTTCTCGGTGGACATCGCCGCGCTCGATCGGGTCCTGTTGACGACGTACGGCGGCCTCTGCGGCTGGACCCTGGCGCGCGCGCACGCGCGCTCCGGCGATCGGATCGCGATCGCGGCTTACCTCGGGAAGGCGGACACCTTCGACAAGGCGATCGCCGCGTTCGCGATCGCCTACGCCGATCAGAGCGAGCGCGACCACCAGGCGCTGGCGGCCGCGGTGAAGAGCGGGCGCATCCAGGCCGAGAGCGGGCTCTGA
- a CDS encoding putative monovalent cation/H+ antiporter subunit A — protein MLWAVLSVFVGALLAPALYRGLGRPAGWLFAALPLQVLVFATAFVAEAHPTSLPWIPSLGVELAVRLDGLSLVFLGLICGIGALIFVYASGYLRSHPRLGRFYAYLLLFTGSMAGLVLADDVILLFVCWELTSVSSYLLIGWDHERPEARKAALTALLVTGGGGLAMLAGLVLLVVVTGETQISRFSGDVVRGGPLYLPILLLVLAGAFTKSAQVPFHFWLPRAMEAPTPVSAYLHSATMVKAGVYLLARLHPTLGATREWYLVVTGFGAATMVVGAVLAVTQEDLKRILAYSTVSVLGLLTMLLGIGTRAAVSAAVVYLVAHSLYKGALFMTAGTLDHETGTRDVTRLRGLARRMPITATAAVLAAISSAGAPPLLGFLSKELFYEAVLSPPSLTAVLAGAAVLASALLVVVSLVVAYRPFFGGSPAAPTLPHEAPPSLWLGPATLAAASLVFGVAPRLLGDLPSAAATAILGRPAPLELHLWHGLTPVLGLSAATLVAGLGLFRVLSGREGRLFDAAARLGAWGPARVYDAAFEGLLRFAEWLTGRLQTGHLRRYLLVTVLTTVVLVGTPLLRSLPFTIPSLTVALPELVLAAVILASAAMATRTQSRLAVVAALGAIGLCVMLVYVIFSALDLALTQIMVEVLTVVIFVLVLHHLPRFVPRSSARVWIPDAIVSAIFGVTVTLLILMSSTLSPEPILREFFVAKGYPEAHGRDIVNVILVDFRAMDTLGESTVLCVAGIGVYALLATRTRKGA, from the coding sequence ATGCTGTGGGCTGTCCTGAGCGTGTTCGTCGGAGCGCTGCTGGCGCCGGCCCTCTATCGCGGGCTCGGGCGCCCGGCCGGCTGGCTCTTCGCGGCGCTCCCGCTCCAGGTGCTCGTGTTCGCGACTGCGTTCGTCGCCGAGGCCCATCCCACGTCGCTGCCGTGGATCCCGTCGCTCGGCGTGGAGCTCGCGGTGAGGCTGGATGGGCTCTCGCTCGTGTTCCTCGGGCTCATCTGCGGCATCGGGGCGCTGATCTTCGTGTACGCGAGCGGATACCTGCGCTCGCACCCGCGGCTCGGGCGGTTTTACGCCTACCTGCTCCTGTTCACAGGGTCCATGGCGGGCCTCGTGCTCGCCGACGACGTCATTCTCCTCTTCGTGTGCTGGGAGCTCACGAGCGTGAGCTCGTATCTCCTCATCGGGTGGGACCACGAGCGGCCGGAGGCGCGCAAAGCCGCCTTGACGGCGCTCCTCGTGACGGGCGGCGGCGGGCTCGCCATGCTCGCGGGCCTCGTCCTCCTCGTCGTGGTCACGGGAGAGACGCAGATCTCGCGGTTCTCGGGGGACGTCGTCCGCGGAGGCCCCCTCTACCTGCCGATCCTGCTCCTCGTGCTCGCGGGAGCGTTCACGAAATCAGCGCAGGTGCCCTTTCATTTCTGGCTCCCTCGGGCGATGGAGGCGCCCACGCCGGTCAGCGCCTACCTGCATTCTGCCACGATGGTGAAGGCCGGCGTCTATCTGCTCGCGCGCCTGCATCCCACGCTGGGCGCGACGCGCGAATGGTACCTCGTCGTGACGGGCTTCGGCGCCGCCACGATGGTGGTTGGCGCGGTGCTCGCGGTCACGCAGGAGGATCTCAAGCGGATCCTCGCCTATTCGACCGTGAGCGTGCTCGGCCTCCTCACGATGCTCCTCGGCATCGGGACCCGGGCGGCCGTCTCCGCGGCGGTTGTCTATCTGGTCGCGCATTCGCTGTACAAGGGCGCGCTCTTCATGACCGCGGGGACCCTGGACCACGAGACCGGGACCCGCGACGTCACCCGTCTGCGGGGCCTCGCGCGGCGGATGCCGATCACCGCGACGGCGGCCGTGCTGGCGGCGATCTCGAGCGCGGGGGCGCCGCCCCTCCTCGGTTTCCTGTCGAAAGAGCTCTTCTACGAGGCCGTCCTCTCGCCGCCCTCGCTGACGGCGGTCCTCGCCGGGGCCGCGGTCCTGGCGAGCGCCCTCCTGGTCGTGGTGAGCCTGGTCGTCGCTTATCGCCCCTTCTTCGGCGGCTCCCCGGCGGCGCCCACGCTCCCCCACGAAGCGCCGCCGTCCTTGTGGCTCGGGCCTGCCACGCTCGCGGCGGCGAGCCTCGTCTTCGGGGTGGCGCCGCGGCTCCTCGGCGACCTCCCGAGCGCGGCGGCGACCGCGATCCTCGGCCGGCCTGCGCCGCTCGAATTGCACCTGTGGCACGGCCTGACCCCCGTGCTCGGGCTCAGCGCCGCGACCCTCGTCGCCGGCCTCGGGCTCTTCCGCGTCCTCTCCGGCCGCGAAGGGCGCCTCTTCGACGCCGCCGCGCGCCTCGGAGCCTGGGGCCCTGCGCGCGTGTACGACGCTGCCTTCGAGGGGCTCCTCCGGTTCGCGGAGTGGCTGACCGGGCGGCTCCAGACGGGGCATCTGCGCCGTTATCTGCTCGTCACGGTCCTGACGACGGTCGTGCTCGTCGGGACGCCCCTGCTCCGGAGCCTCCCTTTCACGATCCCGTCGCTCACGGTGGCGCTCCCGGAGCTCGTGCTCGCGGCCGTGATCCTCGCGTCCGCGGCCATGGCGACGCGCACGCAATCGCGCCTCGCCGTCGTCGCCGCGCTCGGCGCGATCGGCCTCTGCGTCATGCTCGTCTACGTGATCTTCAGCGCGCTCGATCTCGCGCTCACGCAGATCATGGTCGAGGTGCTGACGGTCGTCATCTTCGTCCTCGTCCTGCACCACCTGCCGCGCTTCGTGCCCCGATCTTCCGCGCGCGTGTGGATCCCGGACGCGATCGTCTCCGCGATCTTCGGGGTCACGGTGACCCTATTGATCCTCATGTCGTCGACGCTCTCCCCCGAGCCGATCCTGCGCGAGTTCTTCGTGGCGAAGGGATACCCGGAGGCCCACGGGCGGGACATCGTCAACGTGATCCTCGTGGATTTCCGGGCGATGGACACGCTGGGCGAGTCCACGGTCCTCTGCGTGGCCGGGATCGGGGTCTATGCGCTGCTCGCGACCCGCACGCGGAAGGGGGCCTGA
- a CDS encoding RNA polymerase sigma factor, whose amino-acid sequence MSEKNRSAYVLLREEGLSVAEAASVLGTTGDVVKQRAHRAYEQIRTALRHAGWDEGKP is encoded by the coding sequence ATGTCCGAGAAGAACCGAAGCGCGTACGTCCTCCTGCGGGAAGAGGGGCTCAGCGTCGCCGAGGCGGCGAGCGTACTCGGTACGACCGGCGACGTCGTCAAGCAGCGCGCCCATCGCGCCTACGAGCAGATCAGAACTGCGCTACGCCACGCAGGGTGGGACGAAGGCAAGCCATGA